In Synechococcus sp. A18-25c, a single window of DNA contains:
- a CDS encoding carotenoid oxygenase family protein: protein MTVAPAAERFKRAEWASSFRNVEQELSAVPVKPVRGTVPAELLGTLYRNGPGRLERAGQRVHHPFDGDGMITALRFDAGGLSLTNRFVRTAGWQAEEAAGKVLYRGVFGSQKPGGRLANAFDLRLKNIANTGVVRLGDQLLALWEAAEPHALDPHSLDTHGICLLGGVLKKGEAFSAHPRFDPGHHDRPRMVTFGVNTGPRSTIRLMEFATEDDAAAGIKAGDLLNDRRDTFGGFAFLHDFAITPNWAVFLQNAVDFNPLPFVLGEKGAAQCLRSNPNGQAKFWLIPRDSGAFAGQAPRIIDAPDGFVFHHLNAWEEGSDVVVDSIYYSDFPSIGPDVDFAAVDFDLIPEGLLEQCRIHLDRGAVESTRLSERCCEFAMVNPEREGLPCRFAWMAAAARKQGNDPLQVIKKLNLSTGEHQIWSAAPHGFVSEPLMVPRPGASSEDDGWILELVWNGARDGSDLVILDASDLRELAVLELPLAIPHGLHGSWVAAG, encoded by the coding sequence GTGACTGTTGCTCCTGCTGCTGAACGCTTCAAACGAGCGGAGTGGGCCAGCTCCTTTCGCAATGTGGAGCAGGAGCTCAGCGCGGTACCGGTCAAGCCCGTTCGGGGCACAGTTCCCGCGGAGTTGTTAGGCACGCTGTATCGCAACGGACCTGGTCGCCTCGAGCGTGCCGGCCAGCGCGTGCATCACCCCTTCGATGGGGACGGCATGATCACTGCCCTGCGGTTCGACGCAGGTGGTTTGTCTCTCACCAACCGCTTTGTGCGCACTGCTGGCTGGCAGGCGGAAGAAGCGGCTGGCAAGGTGCTTTATCGCGGTGTGTTCGGCAGCCAGAAGCCGGGTGGTCGTCTGGCCAATGCTTTTGACCTGCGCCTGAAGAACATCGCCAACACAGGCGTGGTCAGGCTCGGTGATCAGCTGCTCGCTCTTTGGGAGGCGGCTGAACCCCATGCGCTTGACCCTCACAGCCTGGATACCCATGGCATTTGCCTGCTGGGTGGCGTGCTGAAAAAGGGTGAGGCGTTCAGTGCCCATCCCCGCTTCGATCCAGGTCATCACGACCGTCCACGCATGGTCACCTTTGGTGTGAATACGGGGCCGCGCAGCACCATCCGGCTGATGGAATTCGCCACGGAGGATGACGCTGCAGCCGGCATCAAGGCCGGTGATCTGCTCAATGACCGCCGCGATACCTTCGGCGGTTTTGCCTTTCTGCATGATTTTGCGATCACGCCCAACTGGGCGGTGTTCCTTCAGAACGCGGTCGACTTCAACCCCCTGCCGTTTGTGCTCGGAGAAAAAGGAGCCGCGCAATGTCTCCGCTCGAATCCCAACGGTCAGGCCAAGTTTTGGTTGATTCCCCGTGATAGCGGCGCATTTGCTGGGCAAGCGCCACGCATTATCGATGCTCCTGATGGGTTCGTGTTTCATCACCTCAATGCCTGGGAAGAGGGAAGTGATGTGGTGGTGGACAGCATCTACTACAGCGATTTCCCCTCGATTGGCCCGGACGTGGACTTTGCGGCTGTGGATTTCGACCTGATCCCCGAAGGTCTGCTGGAGCAGTGCCGAATCCATCTCGACCGCGGCGCGGTGGAGAGCACGCGCCTCAGCGAGCGCTGCTGCGAGTTCGCCATGGTGAACCCTGAGCGGGAAGGTCTGCCCTGTCGCTTTGCCTGGATGGCCGCAGCGGCGCGCAAGCAGGGCAATGATCCCTTGCAGGTGATCAAGAAGCTGAACCTCAGTACGGGTGAGCATCAGATCTGGAGTGCAGCACCGCATGGGTTTGTCAGTGAGCCCCTGATGGTTCCCAGGCCCGGTGCGTCCAGCGAAGACGACGGATGGATTCTGGAACTGGTGTGGAACGGTGCCAGGGATGGCTCCGATCTCGTGATCCTTGATGCGTCTGACCTGCGGGAACTGGCTGTGCTGGAGCTGCCGTTGGCCATCCCCCATGGCTTGCATGGCAGCTGGGTAGCCGCTGGCTGA
- a CDS encoding SIMPL domain-containing protein (The SIMPL domain is named for its presence in mouse protein SIMPL (signalling molecule that associates with mouse pelle-like kinase). Bacterial member BP26, from Brucella, was shown to assemble into a channel-like structure, while YggE from E. coli has been associated with resistance to oxidative stress.), with translation MCSRLVSAPCLVLAAPLLAGVVVPSPLRAMSHEPQCRGTLLQLLVQEQGQARSERFRFNLRLEAEAASAAAALDQLNSRLDALRQAFNPLVQDSLVVSAPSTFPIGSAVPDSRTRAATTISGQVRRSDYDTLIQRAGRLPGVRLQGMTSLASASGQQALEERLLKRALERGQRQADRTASALGLRRTSLLRIDQRSRPPVRALAMAADASSRFRPEEAPLPIGSINLALDYCLS, from the coding sequence ATGTGCTCCAGGCTTGTCTCTGCTCCCTGTCTGGTCCTGGCAGCGCCACTGCTGGCTGGCGTCGTTGTTCCCTCTCCTTTGCGAGCGATGAGCCATGAGCCTCAGTGTCGTGGCACGTTGCTGCAGCTGCTGGTTCAGGAGCAAGGTCAAGCCCGCTCCGAACGCTTTCGCTTCAACCTGCGCTTGGAAGCTGAGGCCGCCAGCGCTGCGGCTGCGCTGGATCAGCTCAACAGTCGACTCGATGCCCTGCGCCAAGCTTTCAATCCCTTGGTGCAAGACAGCCTGGTGGTTTCGGCTCCCAGCACCTTTCCGATCGGATCGGCCGTTCCTGACAGCCGTACGCGTGCTGCGACGACAATCAGCGGCCAGGTCCGCCGTAGCGACTACGACACCTTGATTCAGCGGGCCGGTCGCTTGCCAGGGGTGCGGCTACAGGGCATGACCTCGCTGGCCTCCGCTAGCGGACAGCAGGCACTGGAAGAGCGTTTGCTGAAGCGTGCGTTGGAGCGTGGTCAGCGCCAAGCCGACCGCACTGCCTCCGCGCTGGGGCTTCGCCGCACGTCGCTGTTGCGAATTGACCAGCGCAGCAGGCCGCCGGTACGCGCACTGGCGATGGCTGCGGATGCCTCCTCTCGCTTCAGGCCTGAAGAAGCCCCATTGCCGATTGGAAGCATCAATTTGGCTCTGGATTACTGCCTGAGCTGA
- a CDS encoding BCCT family transporter produces the protein MSDIPASQRSWWRQPPLWIGAIPLLIFLLVSAIDLALAKQFTDNGKAVVSDALGGVWQWMVVVLLLIALSLAISPIGTLRLGGADAKPSLKFFDWCAVLICTLLAGGGVFWSAAEPLYHFQTPSPVFAGVEGSTPAAVDPALAVSFLHWGFLAWALVATTTTITFSIQERRGEPLRPRTLLVSIVPRSWVDGPIGDLADGLSVVAAIAGTVGPLGFLSLQLSNAAGRLPWLSDSAGLQSLVVVLLTAVFAASTVSGIQKGIKWLSELNVWLTLVLATGLLLLGPGLWLIQHFFSGFITYLIHLPQMALTPNTVPPNWVNDWTVFYWGWFLGYAPLMGLFTAGVSRGRSIRELVLAVAILCPIVTNLWFTLLGGTGLYLQLAGGGIRAALDQNGAAAALLTILSQLPLASVLIPIGLVLVVLFMCTSADSMSYAAAMVVSGRKQPPALLRLFWALMIGSLTLVLLRIDSGLGDSTSIDALQAFIVITAVPVTPLVLFTLWTAPRLAWKEWRHH, from the coding sequence ATGTCTGACATCCCCGCGAGCCAGCGCTCCTGGTGGCGCCAGCCTCCTCTTTGGATCGGCGCCATTCCTCTGCTGATCTTTCTGCTGGTGTCGGCGATCGACCTGGCCCTGGCCAAGCAGTTCACCGACAACGGCAAAGCCGTGGTCAGTGATGCCCTTGGGGGGGTCTGGCAGTGGATGGTGGTGGTGCTGTTGTTGATCGCGCTATCCCTGGCCATCAGCCCGATCGGAACACTCCGGCTGGGTGGAGCGGACGCCAAGCCAAGTCTCAAATTCTTTGATTGGTGCGCGGTGCTGATCTGCACCCTGCTGGCGGGGGGTGGTGTGTTCTGGTCGGCAGCCGAACCGCTGTATCACTTCCAAACCCCATCACCGGTGTTTGCAGGGGTCGAAGGCAGCACACCGGCCGCAGTCGACCCAGCCCTGGCGGTGAGTTTTTTGCACTGGGGCTTTCTGGCCTGGGCCCTGGTGGCCACCACCACCACGATCACCTTTTCAATCCAGGAGCGACGCGGTGAACCCCTGCGTCCCCGCACGCTCCTGGTGAGCATCGTGCCGCGCAGCTGGGTGGATGGCCCGATCGGTGACCTGGCCGATGGCTTGTCGGTCGTGGCCGCGATCGCCGGCACGGTTGGCCCCCTGGGGTTCTTGTCCCTGCAACTCAGCAACGCCGCAGGTCGACTGCCCTGGCTCAGCGACAGTGCAGGACTGCAATCCCTGGTGGTGGTGCTGCTGACCGCCGTCTTCGCGGCCTCCACCGTTAGCGGCATTCAGAAGGGCATTAAGTGGCTCTCCGAGCTCAACGTGTGGCTCACCCTGGTCCTGGCGACGGGTCTGCTTCTCCTGGGCCCGGGCCTCTGGCTGATCCAACACTTCTTCAGCGGCTTCATCACCTACCTGATCCATCTGCCGCAGATGGCCCTAACCCCCAACACCGTGCCGCCGAACTGGGTGAACGACTGGACAGTGTTCTACTGGGGCTGGTTCCTCGGCTATGCGCCCTTGATGGGTCTGTTCACAGCAGGCGTCAGCCGCGGCCGCAGCATCCGTGAACTGGTGCTGGCGGTGGCCATCCTCTGCCCGATCGTGACCAACCTCTGGTTCACCCTGCTTGGCGGTACGGGGCTGTATCTGCAGTTGGCTGGAGGTGGCATCCGTGCAGCGCTGGATCAGAACGGCGCCGCAGCAGCACTGCTCACCATCCTCAGTCAGTTACCCCTGGCGAGCGTTCTGATCCCCATCGGCCTGGTGCTGGTGGTGCTGTTCATGTGCACCAGCGCCGACTCGATGAGTTACGCCGCGGCCATGGTGGTGAGCGGTCGCAAGCAGCCCCCTGCTCTGTTGCGCCTGTTCTGGGCCCTGATGATCGGCAGCCTCACCCTGGTGCTGCTGCGCATCGACTCGGGCCTGGGGGACAGCACCTCCATCGATGCCCTGCAGGCCTTCATCGTGATCACCGCGGTGCCGGTCACCCCCCTGGTGCTCTTCACACTCTGGACGGCTCCGCGCCTGGCCTGGAAGGAATGGCGCCATCACTAG
- a CDS encoding FAD-dependent oxidoreductase, with product MTPLQSLPTQAAVIIVGGGMAGLSCAASLARRGVHDVVLLEAQTLAHAKASSYGETRMFREMYSDPMLCRLAQEANRLWRDEELHADAKLRETHGLLFYGESWDEETIEGSIPGARRVMDDQGIPYEALDADQIAARFPLKPEADFTGLFEPTAGAVRSDKVVAHWINTARNAGHQLIEHCPVAGLDPDGGGVTLESGHHLAARQLVVACGIWSQLLLAPLGLAPKLEVWPMLWAHYTVDPALADRYPQWFCFQQERGDDGGLYYGFPVLSHTPDGRPRIKAGIDWAPRGLRVAAPNAMVTEPPARLVELLDSFLFNGLEGVQERVETVISPYSMASDVNFVLDRLTPKLSLFAGGSGQAFKFAPLIGDSLARLASGEQPAVDLSCWSHQRDAVRA from the coding sequence ATGACCCCCCTCCAATCCCTACCGACCCAAGCGGCAGTCATCATTGTTGGCGGCGGCATGGCCGGCCTCAGCTGTGCTGCATCCCTGGCCCGCCGCGGCGTGCACGATGTGGTGTTGCTGGAAGCCCAGACTCTGGCCCACGCCAAGGCCAGCAGCTACGGCGAAACCCGGATGTTCCGAGAGATGTACTCCGACCCGATGCTCTGCCGTCTGGCCCAGGAGGCCAACCGCCTCTGGCGGGACGAGGAACTCCACGCCGACGCAAAACTGCGAGAGACCCATGGCTTGCTGTTTTACGGCGAAAGCTGGGATGAGGAAACGATCGAGGGGTCGATCCCCGGGGCCCGAAGGGTGATGGACGATCAGGGCATCCCCTACGAAGCCCTCGATGCCGACCAGATCGCGGCCCGCTTCCCGCTGAAGCCCGAGGCGGACTTCACCGGCCTGTTCGAGCCCACCGCTGGTGCCGTGCGCAGCGACAAGGTGGTGGCCCACTGGATCAACACCGCTCGCAACGCTGGCCATCAGCTGATCGAGCACTGCCCTGTGGCGGGCCTCGATCCCGATGGCGGAGGCGTCACCCTCGAGAGCGGCCACCACCTTGCTGCCAGACAGTTGGTCGTGGCCTGCGGCATCTGGAGCCAGCTGTTGCTGGCTCCCCTTGGATTGGCTCCAAAGCTGGAGGTGTGGCCGATGCTCTGGGCCCACTACACCGTCGACCCGGCGCTGGCCGATCGCTACCCCCAGTGGTTCTGCTTCCAGCAGGAGCGGGGCGATGACGGTGGGCTGTATTACGGCTTCCCGGTGCTGAGCCATACGCCGGATGGCCGCCCCCGAATCAAGGCCGGCATCGACTGGGCCCCGCGCGGCCTGCGCGTCGCCGCTCCCAATGCGATGGTCACCGAACCACCGGCCCGATTGGTGGAGTTACTCGACAGCTTTCTGTTCAACGGACTGGAGGGTGTCCAGGAGCGGGTGGAGACCGTCATCAGCCCCTACTCCATGGCCAGCGATGTGAACTTCGTGCTGGATCGGCTCACCCCGAAGTTGAGCCTGTTCGCAGGTGGCTCGGGCCAGGCCTTCAAGTTTGCTCCCCTGATCGGTGATTCGCTGGCACGCCTCGCCAGCGGAGAACAACCCGCCGTCGATCTCTCCTGCTGGAGCCACCAACGCGACGCCGTCCGCGCCTGA
- a CDS encoding Glu/Leu/Phe/Val dehydrogenase dimerization domain-containing protein: protein MGNGMTTAPIVSVLAEHVSDHLSVFVVAEDTDARRPANGGLRLLNYPSDEACIADGQRLAGLMTHKHDLYGTGFAGGKIVARAAEPQAVKDELIHVTAELLESLDGAMITGCDLNTSLEDMERLMALTPHVLAAVGSPVDASATTAHGTLGAVEAVLEKELKDANPGRALVHGCGAVGGTVARHLVDHGWTVFTVDVNRERAGFDGATPLPLNCPWWELTLDLLLPCSISGLITAKIASALRVKSVVPAANAPFQTPQLASDLRRRGIRVLPDPLVNAGAVITDSIERFSPEAWKHAGAEDVYAFVRSKVRQRASEYLNQRDQGLSVGAALEEVAAKRERNPIGLSFGDSQ, encoded by the coding sequence ATGGGCAATGGCATGACAACAGCGCCGATTGTGTCGGTGCTGGCGGAACATGTCTCCGACCACCTTTCGGTATTCGTGGTGGCGGAAGACACTGATGCCAGACGTCCCGCCAACGGGGGCCTGCGCCTGCTCAACTACCCCAGCGACGAAGCCTGCATCGCCGACGGACAGCGGCTGGCGGGGTTGATGACCCACAAGCACGATCTCTATGGCACCGGTTTTGCCGGGGGCAAGATCGTGGCCCGAGCCGCCGAGCCGCAAGCGGTGAAAGATGAATTGATCCACGTCACCGCCGAGCTGCTGGAGTCGCTCGATGGCGCCATGATCACCGGCTGCGACCTCAACACCAGCCTGGAGGATATGGAGCGTCTGATGGCGCTCACCCCCCACGTGCTAGCGGCGGTCGGCAGCCCAGTGGATGCCAGTGCCACCACGGCCCACGGCACCCTCGGCGCCGTGGAGGCCGTGCTGGAGAAGGAACTCAAAGACGCCAACCCCGGCCGGGCCCTCGTGCACGGCTGCGGAGCTGTCGGCGGGACGGTGGCCCGTCATCTCGTCGATCACGGCTGGACAGTCTTCACCGTGGATGTCAACCGCGAACGCGCCGGCTTCGACGGTGCAACCCCCTTGCCACTGAACTGTCCGTGGTGGGAGCTGACACTGGATCTGCTTCTCCCTTGCTCCATTTCAGGGCTGATCACGGCCAAGATCGCTTCAGCCCTGCGGGTGAAGTCTGTAGTTCCGGCAGCGAATGCCCCATTTCAGACACCACAACTCGCCAGTGATCTGCGTCGCCGCGGCATTCGCGTGCTGCCGGATCCACTGGTGAATGCCGGTGCCGTGATCACCGACTCCATCGAACGCTTCTCCCCCGAAGCCTGGAAGCACGCTGGTGCTGAGGATGTGTACGCCTTTGTGCGCAGCAAAGTGCGGCAGCGGGCCAGTGAATACCTCAATCAACGCGATCAGGGCTTATCAGTGGGTGCAGCCCTCGAGGAAGTGGCAGCTAAACGCGAACGCAACCCCATCGGACTGAGCTTCGGAGACAGCCAATGA
- a CDS encoding SAM-dependent methyltransferase, whose product MAIAMTTGYSAQTEGALLCIEAASDWALTCVNQLAVADSHVLIDYGAADGGTAVGLWNQVLDRLHTNQPKAHLTLIGNDLPSNDNVALAKNLALQAPRDPKPTVLVSACSFYKPTVAPNSVSFGFSATAMHWLSTSPGPLDSHTHVLASSDAEALQRFTAQAMRDWNHILELRSRELKVGGRLLTVNLSRDEAGLYLGHNGGETHNVHDQLHQIWRGMADEGLISDEQYRNGTVLNFYKSPQEFMAPLNDSSSAPYRNGLRLVDERTVYVKCPYRRRWNENGDTATFAAGLMATIRSWSRHSFIGAAGEAAADTLFERLQQRIADAPSDWSLDYVEHHQMMEKVA is encoded by the coding sequence ATGGCCATTGCCATGACCACGGGTTACAGCGCGCAGACCGAAGGCGCTCTCCTCTGCATCGAAGCCGCCTCCGACTGGGCCCTGACTTGTGTGAATCAACTGGCTGTTGCTGACAGCCATGTTCTGATCGATTACGGAGCGGCCGATGGCGGCACCGCTGTCGGGCTTTGGAATCAGGTGCTGGATCGCCTGCACACCAACCAGCCAAAAGCGCACCTGACGCTGATCGGCAACGACCTGCCGAGCAACGACAACGTGGCGTTGGCGAAGAACCTGGCGTTGCAAGCTCCCCGGGATCCAAAGCCAACGGTGCTGGTGAGTGCGTGCAGCTTCTATAAGCCCACCGTGGCACCGAACTCCGTGAGTTTCGGCTTCTCCGCCACCGCCATGCACTGGCTGAGCACCTCTCCTGGCCCCCTCGACAGCCACACCCATGTGCTGGCCTCCAGTGATGCCGAGGCCCTCCAGCGCTTCACTGCCCAGGCGATGAGGGACTGGAACCACATTCTTGAGCTACGCAGCCGTGAGCTGAAGGTGGGCGGCCGACTACTGACCGTGAATCTCTCCCGTGATGAAGCGGGCCTCTATCTCGGCCACAACGGCGGAGAAACCCACAACGTGCATGACCAACTGCACCAGATCTGGCGTGGCATGGCGGACGAGGGCCTGATCAGCGATGAGCAGTACCGCAACGGAACCGTTTTGAACTTCTACAAGTCCCCTCAGGAGTTCATGGCGCCCTTGAACGACAGCAGCTCGGCGCCATACCGCAACGGCCTGCGCCTGGTGGATGAACGCACGGTGTATGTGAAGTGCCCTTACCGCCGCCGCTGGAACGAGAACGGCGATACGGCGACCTTCGCCGCAGGATTGATGGCAACGATCCGCAGCTGGAGCCGCCACAGCTTCATCGGTGCCGCCGGAGAGGCCGCTGCAGACACCCTGTTCGAGCGGCTGCAACAGCGCATCGCTGACGCTCCAAGCGACTGGAGTCTCGATTATGTCGAGCACCACCAAATGATGGAAAAGGTGGCCTGA
- the rdgB gene encoding RdgB/HAM1 family non-canonical purine NTP pyrophosphatase, with protein MSKRTLVIASGNQGKIREFEGLLSDLPLLVRPQPQGLEVEETGSTFAANARIKALAVATATGEWALADDSGLSVDALDGAPGVHSARYAPSDPERIARLLKALGDQQARAAHFCAALCVAAPDGSVLLEVEGRCEGRITHAARGDQGFGYDPIFEVDGTGRTFAEMSLIEKKSHGHRGRAFVLLEPQLRQLLTVH; from the coding sequence ATGAGCAAGCGCACATTGGTCATCGCCAGCGGAAACCAGGGCAAGATCCGGGAATTCGAAGGTCTGCTCAGCGATCTGCCCCTGCTGGTGCGACCGCAACCGCAAGGCTTGGAAGTGGAGGAAACCGGCAGCACCTTTGCGGCCAACGCTCGGATCAAAGCGTTAGCCGTTGCAACTGCAACGGGTGAGTGGGCACTGGCGGATGACTCGGGCCTCAGTGTCGACGCCCTCGATGGGGCGCCTGGCGTGCATTCGGCTCGCTATGCCCCGAGCGACCCCGAACGAATTGCGCGATTGCTGAAGGCTCTGGGTGACCAGCAGGCGCGTGCAGCCCACTTCTGTGCAGCGCTCTGCGTGGCGGCCCCCGACGGCTCAGTGCTGTTGGAGGTGGAAGGCCGCTGTGAAGGACGCATCACGCACGCAGCACGTGGAGACCAGGGTTTTGGCTACGACCCGATTTTCGAAGTCGACGGCACCGGTCGCACCTTTGCTGAGATGTCACTTATCGAGAAGAAAAGTCATGGCCATCGAGGGCGAGCTTTCGTCTTGCTGGAACCGCAGCTGCGCCAACTGCTGACGGTGCACTGA
- a CDS encoding phosphoglucomutase/phosphomannomutase family protein produces the protein MASAPLPLAAAPIRFGTDGWRGILGVDITVERLLPVAAASAQELAHQAPEGLTSRTVVIGYDRRFLAPELAEAIASAVRGVGLTPLLTSSAVPTPACSWTAVERQALGALVITASHNPPEWLGLKIKGPFGGSVEGDFTAAVEQRLAAGALNVPVAGELERFDARSEHLEGLRRKLDLDAIRAGLKAMGLRVIVDPMHGSAAGCVQDLLGTDVDGLVSEIRGNRDPLFGGCPPEPLAPYLKELIAAIRACSQQGQPAVGLVFDGDGDRIAAVDEQGRFCSTQQLMPLLIDHLAGTRNLPGSVVKTVSGSDLMRLVAEDLGREVLELPVGFKYIASEMLAGEVLIGGEESGGVGFGMHLPERDALFAAMLVLEALVQGGQPLGARMEALRQRCGGASHYDRLDLRLADMESRRRLESLLATTPPQEIAGLPVQEVITTDGVKLRLGASHWLMLRFSGTEPLLRLYCEAPDAERVATVLTWARRFAEAA, from the coding sequence ATGGCGTCGGCTCCCCTCCCTCTGGCTGCAGCACCCATCCGCTTCGGGACTGACGGATGGCGCGGAATCCTTGGCGTGGACATCACCGTGGAACGGCTGCTGCCCGTTGCGGCAGCCTCCGCGCAAGAACTCGCCCATCAGGCACCAGAAGGCCTGACAAGCCGCACCGTGGTGATCGGCTACGACCGTCGCTTCCTGGCCCCGGAACTGGCTGAAGCGATTGCATCCGCCGTCCGCGGTGTCGGCCTCACACCCCTGCTAACGAGCTCAGCCGTTCCAACGCCAGCCTGCAGCTGGACTGCGGTGGAACGCCAAGCCCTCGGGGCCCTGGTGATCACCGCCAGCCACAACCCACCGGAATGGCTTGGCTTGAAGATCAAGGGTCCGTTCGGAGGGTCGGTTGAGGGAGACTTCACCGCAGCTGTGGAACAGCGCCTGGCCGCTGGAGCGCTCAACGTCCCGGTCGCTGGGGAATTGGAGCGCTTCGATGCCCGCAGCGAGCATCTCGAAGGCCTGCGGCGCAAGCTGGATCTGGATGCAATCCGCGCCGGGCTGAAAGCGATGGGGCTGCGGGTGATTGTGGATCCGATGCACGGCTCTGCAGCGGGGTGTGTGCAAGACCTGCTGGGCACCGACGTGGACGGTCTGGTGTCGGAGATCCGCGGCAATCGAGATCCATTGTTTGGTGGCTGCCCTCCGGAACCGCTTGCCCCTTATCTGAAAGAGCTGATCGCAGCCATTCGGGCCTGCAGCCAACAGGGCCAGCCCGCTGTGGGCCTGGTGTTTGACGGCGATGGTGACCGTATCGCCGCTGTGGACGAGCAAGGCCGCTTCTGCAGCACCCAGCAGCTGATGCCCCTACTGATCGATCACCTTGCAGGCACCCGCAACCTGCCGGGATCGGTGGTCAAAACCGTTAGCGGTTCCGATCTGATGCGCCTTGTGGCTGAGGATCTGGGCCGTGAGGTGCTGGAACTGCCCGTCGGCTTCAAATACATCGCCTCTGAAATGCTCGCCGGAGAGGTGCTGATTGGCGGTGAGGAATCCGGAGGGGTGGGCTTTGGCATGCACCTCCCAGAACGAGATGCCCTGTTTGCAGCGATGCTGGTGCTGGAAGCCCTAGTGCAGGGCGGTCAACCGCTCGGCGCTCGAATGGAAGCGCTGCGGCAGCGATGCGGCGGCGCAAGCCATTACGACCGTCTCGATCTGCGGCTGGCCGACATGGAGTCCCGTCGCCGTCTGGAATCGCTGCTGGCCACCACACCGCCTCAGGAAATCGCAGGCTTGCCGGTGCAGGAGGTGATCACCACCGACGGCGTGAAACTGAGGCTGGGAGCCAGTCACTGGTTGATGCTGCGCTTCTCCGGCACCGAGCCGCTGCTGCGGCTCTACTGCGAAGCGCCCGATGCTGAGCGGGTGGCAACGGTGCTGACCTGGGCGCGCCGTTTTGCGGAGGCAGCCTGA